The following proteins come from a genomic window of Pyxidicoccus sp. MSG2:
- a CDS encoding transcriptional regulator, producing the protein MARGSKAKYSTKQKRMAEHIEEGYEKKGTSEKTAEARAWATVNKLTGGGMKGGSGSKAKAARRRPVARKNARKAGAKGGKARAAVTRKATRSTRSGSKTTARGTAARRVTAKRGSTSGRTRKSTATRGGSRGSTRKSTTRRSRSGGRKGSSRSSTRK; encoded by the coding sequence ATGGCACGTGGAAGCAAGGCGAAGTATTCGACGAAGCAGAAGCGAATGGCCGAACACATCGAGGAGGGCTACGAGAAGAAGGGCACGTCCGAGAAGACGGCGGAGGCCCGCGCCTGGGCCACCGTCAACAAGCTCACCGGTGGTGGGATGAAGGGTGGTTCCGGCAGCAAGGCCAAGGCCGCGCGCCGCCGTCCCGTCGCGCGGAAGAATGCGCGCAAGGCCGGCGCGAAGGGCGGCAAGGCTCGCGCCGCCGTCACCCGGAAGGCTACGCGCTCCACGCGCTCAGGTAGCAAGACCACGGCGCGCGGCACCGCGGCGCGCCGGGTTACCGCGAAGCGCGGCTCCACCAGCGGCCGCACCCGGAAGAGCACCGCCACGCGCGGTGGCTCGCGCGGGAGCACCCGCAAGAGCACCACCCGCCGGAGCCGGAGCGGCGGCCGCAAGGGCAGCAGCCGGAGCAGCACGCGCAAGTAG
- a CDS encoding TetR/AcrR family transcriptional regulator, with translation MPRPKLHSDEAILDATMEVLLRRGPAEFTLNDVAVELGMSRAALIQRFKNKDTLYLRAMERSGEQRRDYLASMPVEVGARGLWRFLTEIVSGMGTGEGLDSYLLLAWKDLRDTTLRRMALERNLMVREAIAARLPQSAERDEVAAVLQDIIAGATMQWMVERKPSLTRYVLERLRRVLRLLFPLESFPLPKS, from the coding sequence GTGCCCCGCCCCAAGCTGCACAGCGATGAAGCCATCCTCGATGCCACCATGGAGGTGCTGCTGCGTCGCGGGCCGGCCGAGTTCACCCTGAATGACGTGGCCGTCGAGCTGGGCATGTCCCGCGCCGCGCTCATCCAGCGTTTCAAGAACAAGGACACGCTGTACCTGCGGGCCATGGAGCGCTCCGGAGAGCAGCGGCGCGACTACCTCGCGAGCATGCCCGTGGAGGTCGGAGCGCGGGGGCTCTGGCGCTTCCTGACGGAGATAGTCTCCGGGATGGGCACGGGGGAGGGACTCGACAGCTACCTGCTCCTCGCCTGGAAGGACCTGCGGGACACCACCCTGAGGCGCATGGCCCTCGAGCGAAACCTCATGGTCCGCGAGGCCATCGCCGCCCGGCTCCCCCAGAGCGCCGAGCGGGACGAGGTGGCCGCCGTGCTCCAGGACATCATCGCCGGGGCGACGATGCAGTGGATGGTGGAGCGCAAGCCCTCGCTCACCCGCTACGTGCTGGAGCGCCTGCGCCGGGTGCTCCGCCTGCTGTTCCCCCTGGAGTCCTTCCCGCTTCCGAAGTCCTGA
- a CDS encoding TonB-dependent receptor, which produces MPGPCSPPSSSVISPCSAPFRRFGPWATLLTLLISTGVGAQPIDGGVQATEGADAGVSTSAPEEAPPSAGTVITGTRLPRPIRDVPATTVVIPRAEIERSPTLTQDALIRTLPSASTFRRTPSLVSDPTAQGLNLRGLAPSGVARTLVLLDGIPVNDPFGGWVFWRSLPRLGLERIEVVPSGGSALYGSAALGGVVQLISRPIAAPDLAADLAYGNLDTGFFAARGADTWGPVRASLETELLTSDGYPLVVAPQRGPIDTTTPSNHAVLNGRVESDVSDALSLSARAGLFRENQNGGTRFTTARVELAHFGAGARLRTEARGTFALDLYGRLQRFEQQRARVAQDRSSETTAASQDVPADDQGLSLVWTAPTATWGGTHTLSTGLDARRMAGTSEERLFPPEPTPSSTLLRAAGGTQLSGGVFVQDLYTVSPALELSAALRLDLWRNTQGEQRVERASGTVETTTFEDRTEQQLSPRLGLRLRPVEWLTLRASGYRAFRTPTLNELYRPFQVGTVLTAANADLRAERLWGAEAGLEAEASRGLTARVTGFWNVLDDAITNVTLAKPLPDGATRRRENLGRARVRGVEAGLDWRLSRQWTAIFAYTFVDPTVTLAPGQPELVGKQLAQDPRHRGTAIVTFDDPGLFTATVQLRVTGPQYEDDLNERGMGGYALVDVAASRHLFWKLDLFAAVENLFDREYLAGRAGVDTLGPPLTARVGLRLRGVP; this is translated from the coding sequence ATGCCCGGACCGTGCTCGCCTCCATCTTCGTCGGTCATCTCTCCGTGCTCCGCGCCGTTCAGACGGTTCGGTCCATGGGCAACGCTTCTGACGTTGTTGATATCGACAGGGGTCGGAGCACAGCCCATCGACGGTGGAGTCCAAGCGACGGAGGGTGCCGATGCGGGAGTGAGCACCTCCGCTCCCGAGGAAGCGCCTCCTTCCGCCGGCACGGTCATCACGGGCACCCGCCTTCCCCGCCCCATCCGCGACGTGCCCGCCACCACGGTGGTCATCCCCCGCGCGGAAATCGAGCGCAGTCCCACGCTCACGCAGGATGCCCTCATCCGCACCCTGCCCTCCGCCTCCACCTTCCGTCGCACGCCCAGCCTCGTCTCCGACCCCACCGCCCAGGGGCTCAATCTCCGCGGCCTCGCGCCCTCGGGCGTCGCGCGCACGCTCGTCCTCCTGGACGGCATCCCCGTGAATGACCCCTTCGGAGGCTGGGTCTTCTGGCGTTCGCTGCCCCGGCTCGGACTGGAGCGCATCGAGGTCGTCCCCAGCGGCGGCTCCGCCCTCTACGGCAGCGCCGCGCTCGGTGGCGTCGTGCAGCTCATCTCCCGACCCATCGCCGCCCCCGACCTCGCGGCGGACCTCGCCTACGGCAACCTCGACACCGGCTTCTTCGCCGCGCGAGGCGCCGACACCTGGGGCCCCGTCCGGGCCTCGCTGGAGACGGAATTGCTCACCAGCGACGGCTATCCGCTCGTCGTCGCCCCGCAGCGAGGCCCCATCGACACGACCACGCCCAGCAACCACGCCGTGCTCAACGGCCGCGTGGAGTCGGACGTCTCCGACGCGCTCTCCCTCTCCGCCCGTGCCGGCCTCTTCCGGGAGAACCAGAACGGCGGCACCCGCTTCACCACCGCGCGCGTGGAGCTGGCGCACTTCGGCGCGGGCGCGCGGCTGCGCACGGAAGCACGCGGCACCTTCGCCCTGGACCTCTACGGCCGCCTCCAGCGCTTCGAGCAACAACGCGCGCGCGTGGCCCAGGACCGCTCCAGCGAAACGACTGCCGCCTCGCAGGACGTGCCCGCCGATGACCAGGGCCTCTCACTTGTCTGGACGGCCCCGACGGCGACGTGGGGCGGCACGCACACGCTCAGCACCGGCCTCGACGCGCGGCGAATGGCCGGCACCTCCGAGGAGCGCCTCTTCCCGCCCGAGCCCACGCCGTCCTCCACGCTGCTCCGCGCCGCGGGCGGCACCCAGCTCTCCGGCGGCGTCTTCGTCCAGGACCTCTACACCGTGTCCCCCGCGCTGGAGCTGTCCGCCGCGCTCCGCCTGGACCTCTGGCGCAACACGCAGGGCGAGCAGCGCGTGGAGCGCGCCAGCGGCACCGTGGAGACCACGACCTTCGAGGACCGCACCGAGCAACAGCTCAGCCCTCGACTGGGCCTGCGACTGCGGCCCGTGGAGTGGCTCACCCTGCGCGCCTCCGGCTACCGCGCCTTCCGCACCCCCACGCTCAATGAGCTGTACCGCCCCTTCCAGGTAGGCACCGTGCTCACCGCCGCCAACGCGGACCTGCGCGCGGAGCGCCTGTGGGGCGCCGAGGCGGGTCTCGAAGCCGAGGCCTCCCGCGGCCTCACCGCGCGCGTCACCGGCTTCTGGAACGTGCTCGACGACGCCATCACCAACGTCACCCTCGCCAAGCCGCTGCCGGATGGCGCCACGCGCCGTCGAGAGAACCTGGGCCGTGCGCGCGTGCGCGGCGTGGAGGCGGGCCTGGACTGGCGGCTGTCACGTCAGTGGACGGCGATCTTCGCGTACACCTTCGTGGACCCCACCGTCACCCTCGCGCCAGGACAACCCGAGCTGGTGGGCAAGCAGCTCGCGCAGGACCCGAGACATCGGGGCACGGCCATCGTCACCTTCGACGACCCGGGCCTCTTCACCGCCACGGTGCAGCTGCGTGTCACCGGTCCCCAGTACGAGGACGACCTCAACGAGCGCGGCATGGGCGGCTATGCCCTGGTGGACGTGGCCGCCAGCCGGCACCTCTTCTGGAAGCTGGACCTCTTCGCCGCGGTGGAGAACCTCTTCGACCGGGAGTACCTCGCGGGTCGTGCCGGCGTGGACACGCTCGGCCCACCCCTGACGGCGCGCGTGGGACTGCGGCTGCGCGGCGTGCCCTGA
- a CDS encoding alpha/beta fold hydrolase translates to MAERVIESRGIRLCTETFGSPADPPILLVMGAMSSMKWWPDPLVDLLVAAGRYVIRHDHRDMGGSTTYPPGAPGYTVDDLAEDVIAVLDGHGLARAHLVGMSLGGMLSQIVALKAPERVLSLTLISAEFLGDLGFTPPPLSPALLAHFGTSAALDWSDEAAVLDFMVEAGRLNASGRRPYDAALARRVAAGEFRRSSRIQSMMNYALLTGGQQWYGRTHELRAPLLVIHGALDPVVAYAHGVALSRAVPGARLVTLEDAGHELHEADWPIIAGAITAHTGAAHA, encoded by the coding sequence ATGGCCGAGCGCGTGATTGAGAGTCGGGGCATCCGCCTCTGTACGGAGACCTTCGGCTCACCGGCCGACCCGCCCATCCTCCTGGTGATGGGTGCGATGTCGTCGATGAAGTGGTGGCCCGACCCGCTGGTCGACCTGTTGGTCGCGGCGGGACGGTACGTCATCCGCCATGACCACCGCGACATGGGCGGCTCCACGACGTATCCCCCGGGGGCTCCGGGCTATACCGTCGACGACCTCGCGGAGGATGTCATCGCCGTGCTGGACGGCCATGGCCTCGCGCGGGCGCACCTCGTCGGGATGTCGCTCGGAGGGATGCTCTCGCAAATCGTGGCGTTGAAGGCTCCGGAGCGGGTCCTCTCCCTCACCCTCATCAGCGCGGAGTTCCTCGGCGACCTGGGCTTCACGCCCCCACCCCTCTCCCCGGCGCTGCTCGCGCACTTCGGGACCTCGGCCGCGCTGGACTGGAGCGACGAGGCCGCCGTGCTCGACTTCATGGTGGAGGCAGGGCGGCTGAATGCCAGCGGGCGCAGGCCCTACGACGCGGCCCTCGCGCGCCGCGTGGCGGCCGGGGAGTTCCGTCGCTCGTCCCGCATCCAGAGCATGATGAACTACGCGCTCCTCACCGGCGGACAGCAGTGGTACGGCCGGACGCATGAGCTCCGCGCCCCCCTGCTCGTCATCCACGGCGCGCTGGACCCTGTCGTCGCCTACGCGCACGGCGTGGCACTGAGCCGGGCGGTGCCGGGCGCGCGGCTGGTGACACTCGAGGACGCGGGACACGAGCTGCACGAGGCGGACTGGCCCATCATCGCCGGAGCCATCACCGCCCATACCGGGGCCGCGCACGCATAG
- a CDS encoding HAD family hydrolase: MVENVIFDVDGTLVDSVDEHAEAWRRAFLHFGRDIPFSHVRSQIGKGADQLVPVFFNDEELERFGTDLEEYRGQLFVKEFLPKVRAFPRVRELFQRLRASGIRAALASSAREDELKHYVKLCGIDGLFEAKTSKDEVDKSKPHPDIFEAALERLGKPDASATVVVGDTPYDALAANKLGLSTVGVLAGGFPPDDLRSAGCRTLVKNPAELLARLEASPRDWPWNEAGAAQTAKDE; the protein is encoded by the coding sequence ATGGTTGAAAACGTCATCTTCGATGTGGACGGTACGCTGGTGGACTCGGTGGACGAGCACGCCGAGGCGTGGCGCCGCGCCTTCCTGCACTTCGGTCGGGACATTCCGTTCTCACACGTGCGGAGCCAGATTGGAAAGGGCGCCGACCAGCTCGTTCCCGTCTTCTTCAACGACGAGGAACTGGAGCGCTTCGGCACGGATTTGGAGGAGTACCGCGGCCAGCTCTTCGTGAAGGAGTTCCTGCCCAAGGTGCGCGCCTTCCCGCGCGTGCGCGAGCTGTTCCAGCGGCTGCGCGCCTCCGGCATCCGCGCCGCCCTGGCCTCCAGCGCCAGGGAGGACGAGCTGAAGCACTACGTGAAGCTGTGCGGCATCGACGGCCTGTTCGAGGCGAAGACGAGCAAGGACGAGGTGGACAAGAGCAAGCCCCACCCGGACATCTTCGAGGCCGCGCTGGAGCGGCTGGGAAAGCCGGACGCGAGCGCCACGGTGGTGGTGGGGGACACGCCGTATGACGCGCTCGCCGCCAACAAGCTGGGCCTGTCCACGGTGGGCGTACTGGCCGGCGGCTTCCCTCCGGACGACCTGCGCTCCGCGGGCTGTCGCACGCTGGTGAAGAACCCGGCGGAACTGCTCGCGCGTCTCGAGGCCTCGCCGCGCGACTGGCCATGGAACGAGGCCGGCGCCGCGCAGACGGCCAAGGACGAGTAG
- a CDS encoding DUF2231 domain-containing protein → MKREMLLHELHPAVVHVPLALLPTAAVADLIAVATGDRAWAKVARRVWVAGTLGGVFAGVAGLAASQEVRMDSPRARDMTFLHGAGNTVILMGAMGVTAWRLKREPTVLSTVLGLAACGLALYTASLGGRMVYELGVGINPMPEDSPQGTLKSPPLLSERAPGVLVKDALQGVKWLVSRARELLTGTRPLAPGAEGLRSSEDATLPLPLDASSFSGRAMPQA, encoded by the coding sequence ATGAAGAGAGAGATGTTGCTGCACGAGCTGCACCCCGCGGTGGTCCACGTGCCGCTGGCGCTGCTGCCCACGGCGGCGGTGGCGGACCTCATCGCCGTGGCGACGGGCGACCGGGCCTGGGCGAAGGTGGCTCGGCGGGTGTGGGTGGCGGGCACGCTGGGCGGCGTGTTCGCGGGAGTCGCGGGCCTGGCCGCCAGCCAGGAGGTGCGGATGGATTCGCCGCGCGCCCGGGACATGACCTTCCTGCACGGCGCGGGCAACACCGTCATCCTGATGGGCGCGATGGGCGTGACGGCCTGGCGGCTGAAGCGCGAGCCCACCGTCCTCTCCACGGTGCTGGGGCTGGCCGCGTGCGGACTGGCGCTCTACACGGCGTCGCTCGGCGGGAGAATGGTCTACGAGCTGGGCGTGGGCATCAACCCCATGCCCGAGGACTCGCCGCAGGGCACGCTGAAGAGTCCTCCGCTGCTGTCGGAGCGGGCGCCCGGGGTGTTGGTGAAGGACGCGCTCCAGGGCGTGAAGTGGCTGGTGTCGCGAGCCCGCGAGCTGCTCACCGGCACACGGCCACTGGCTCCCGGCGCCGAGGGCCTCCGCTCCAGCGAGGACGCCACCCTGCCGCTTCCTCTCGACGCGTCCTCCTTCTCGGGACGTGCGATGCCGCAGGCGTAG
- the map gene encoding type I methionyl aminopeptidase — protein sequence MTIPLFKGSDVERLRRASQAAAGTLAHVASRLAPGITTADIDAWVREDTARRGGKPSQLGFHGFPATVCTSRNQVVCHGIPRPDEHLAPGDIINVDVTTFLDGFHGDTSATFLIGEVSAEALHVVDVARRCRDAGIAVVRHGAKLGDIGAAIEELARKEGCSVVEEFGGHGIGHQMHGPPIVPHTGKRGTGIKLRSGMVLTIEPMVNLGRPGIRLMPDGWTVVTEDGRLSAQFEHTLLVTGDGCEVLTRRELPLHIPVPGAVRPEGGQAAVPAVAQ from the coding sequence ATGACGATTCCCCTGTTCAAGGGCTCGGACGTGGAGCGCCTGCGCCGAGCAAGCCAGGCGGCCGCCGGCACGCTGGCCCATGTTGCTTCGCGCCTCGCCCCCGGCATTACAACGGCGGACATCGACGCGTGGGTTCGCGAGGACACGGCGCGCCGGGGCGGCAAGCCGAGCCAACTGGGCTTCCATGGCTTCCCCGCCACCGTCTGCACCAGCCGAAATCAGGTGGTGTGCCACGGCATCCCCCGCCCGGACGAGCACCTCGCCCCGGGCGACATCATCAACGTGGACGTGACGACGTTCCTGGACGGCTTCCACGGGGACACCTCGGCCACGTTCCTCATCGGCGAGGTGTCGGCGGAGGCCCTGCACGTGGTGGACGTGGCGCGCCGGTGCAGGGACGCGGGCATCGCGGTGGTACGTCATGGCGCGAAGCTGGGCGACATCGGCGCCGCCATCGAAGAGCTCGCCCGCAAGGAGGGCTGCAGCGTGGTGGAGGAGTTCGGCGGCCACGGCATCGGCCACCAGATGCACGGGCCGCCCATCGTGCCCCACACCGGGAAGCGAGGCACGGGCATCAAGCTGCGCTCGGGCATGGTCCTCACCATCGAGCCCATGGTGAATCTGGGCCGCCCGGGAATCCGCCTGATGCCGGACGGCTGGACGGTGGTGACGGAGGACGGGCGTCTCTCCGCCCAGTTCGAGCACACCCTCCTCGTCACCGGTGACGGCTGCGAGGTGCTCACCCGGCGGGAGCTGCCACTCCACATCCCCGTGCCCGGCGCGGTGCGCCCGGAGGGCGGGCAGGCAGCCGTGCCTGCCGTGGCTCAGTGA
- a CDS encoding ATP-dependent DNA helicase, which translates to MSLPRSTSHTVDSLLGPGGALEMALPAYEHRPEQLQMARAVERAFNERSYLLAEAGTGTGKTLAYLVPALLSGRKVVVSTATKTLQDQIFFKDLPLMREKMGLHFEAAYLKGRSNYLCLHRYDAFSKDPQFSSREESRLWPKLKKWADATETGDRAELDLPESFSAWSRLSTTSETCMGTKCPLYENCHVTRMRKRAEGADLLVVNHHLFFADLSLRSSGKRNEGVLPWYDAVIFDEAHALEDAASGHFGVSVSNYRLEELARDAIAALKDDDSRHAMLRALSARLRSSTEALFAQAPRALGLSGLESSVALKPETMGKLSTAVEGVRESLGALSSFTVGEREPELAALTRRADELDEQLGFLEKAESVDHVYWAEQRGKGLFLRASPIDVAKELRERMYGALDTVVYTSATLAADSRFDFFAKRMGLYGEDGQPVTQVRTLAVPSPFDFPTQAALYTPTHLPDPAAPGFIEEAAEEILKLCEVTGGRAFVLFTSLRNMVRAYELTAGRLPYQALLQGERPKQQLLESFRETPSVLFAAHSFWEGVDVPGDALSLVIIDRLPFASPGDPLVAARIHQIQQRGEEPFEQYQLPQAALALRQGFGRLIRTQADRGIVAMLDRRIVTKAYGRVFLSSLPPARRVDDVVELSRWFNGPVRPVRTIR; encoded by the coding sequence ATGTCGCTCCCCAGGTCCACGTCCCACACCGTCGACAGCCTCCTTGGTCCCGGAGGGGCGCTCGAAATGGCGCTGCCCGCGTACGAGCACCGCCCCGAGCAGCTCCAGATGGCGCGAGCCGTGGAGCGCGCCTTCAACGAGCGCAGCTACCTGCTGGCGGAGGCCGGGACGGGCACGGGCAAGACGCTCGCCTACCTGGTTCCCGCGCTGCTGTCGGGGCGCAAGGTGGTGGTGTCCACCGCGACGAAGACGCTGCAGGACCAGATCTTCTTCAAGGATTTGCCGCTGATGCGGGAGAAGATGGGGCTGCACTTCGAGGCCGCGTACCTCAAGGGCCGTAGCAACTACCTCTGCCTGCACCGGTACGACGCCTTCTCCAAGGACCCGCAGTTCTCCTCGCGCGAGGAGTCCCGCCTCTGGCCGAAGCTGAAGAAGTGGGCGGACGCGACGGAGACCGGAGACCGCGCGGAGCTGGACCTGCCCGAGTCCTTCAGCGCCTGGTCCCGCCTGTCCACCACGTCCGAGACGTGCATGGGCACGAAGTGCCCGCTGTACGAGAACTGCCACGTCACGCGCATGCGCAAGCGCGCGGAGGGCGCGGACCTGCTGGTGGTCAACCACCACCTCTTCTTCGCGGACCTGTCGCTGCGCAGCTCCGGCAAGCGCAACGAGGGCGTGCTGCCCTGGTACGACGCCGTCATCTTCGACGAGGCGCACGCCCTGGAGGACGCGGCCAGCGGCCACTTCGGCGTCAGCGTGTCCAACTACCGGCTGGAGGAGCTGGCGCGGGACGCCATCGCGGCGCTGAAGGACGACGACTCGCGCCACGCCATGCTGCGCGCGCTGTCGGCGCGGCTGCGCAGCAGCACGGAGGCCCTCTTCGCGCAGGCGCCCCGGGCGTTGGGCCTGTCCGGACTCGAGTCCTCCGTGGCGCTCAAGCCGGAGACGATGGGGAAGCTGTCCACCGCGGTGGAGGGCGTGCGCGAGTCGCTGGGCGCGCTGTCCTCCTTCACCGTGGGCGAGCGCGAGCCGGAATTGGCGGCGCTCACCCGCCGGGCCGACGAGCTGGATGAGCAGCTCGGCTTCCTGGAGAAGGCGGAGTCGGTGGACCACGTGTACTGGGCGGAGCAGCGCGGCAAGGGCCTGTTCCTGCGCGCCAGTCCCATCGACGTGGCGAAGGAGCTGCGCGAGCGGATGTACGGTGCGCTCGACACGGTGGTGTACACGTCCGCGACGCTGGCGGCGGACAGCCGCTTCGACTTCTTCGCGAAGCGCATGGGGCTGTACGGCGAGGACGGGCAGCCGGTGACGCAGGTGCGCACGCTGGCGGTGCCCAGCCCGTTCGACTTCCCCACGCAGGCGGCGCTGTACACGCCCACGCACCTTCCGGACCCGGCGGCCCCCGGCTTCATCGAGGAGGCGGCGGAGGAAATCCTCAAGCTGTGCGAGGTGACGGGAGGCCGCGCCTTCGTGCTCTTCACGTCGCTGCGCAACATGGTGCGCGCGTACGAGCTGACGGCGGGGCGGCTGCCCTACCAGGCGCTGCTCCAGGGCGAGCGGCCCAAGCAGCAGCTCCTGGAGTCCTTCCGCGAGACGCCGAGCGTGCTGTTCGCGGCGCACAGCTTCTGGGAGGGCGTGGACGTGCCGGGGGATGCGCTGAGCCTGGTCATCATCGACCGGCTGCCCTTCGCGTCACCGGGAGACCCGCTGGTGGCGGCGCGCATCCACCAGATTCAGCAGCGGGGCGAGGAGCCCTTCGAGCAGTACCAGCTCCCGCAGGCGGCGCTCGCGCTGCGGCAGGGCTTCGGGCGGCTCATCCGCACGCAGGCGGACCGGGGCATCGTCGCCATGCTGGACCGGCGCATCGTGACGAAGGCCTACGGCCGCGTCTTCCTCTCCAGCCTGCCGCCCGCGCGGCGCGTGGACGACGTGGTGGAGCTGAGCCGCTGGTTCAACGGCCCGGTGCGGCCGGTGCGCACGATTCGCTGA
- a CDS encoding site-2 protease family protein: MDTVPVARPAPRYWVHLLLLVLTVGTTFTSYLLYFHFQRPYSPSEVSPDAALRALSFSLSLLAILGSHEMGHYLLARIHGVDTSLPYFIPLPVLGVGTLGAVIRIRDRIPHRNALVDIGAAGPLAGLVVAIPILFWGLAHSTVVDAPSLPLAFPGDDSLWAYGKELFAWVMEKITHAPPAPEEAIHGVHTVFGDSLLMQGLTRLAVGPVPEGKDVLVHPVVIAGWFGLLVTLLNLMPVGQLDGGHLAYAILGNRARWVGRGVALVLLFLTFFVTASWGLWLLVTSKLVGFGHPEVVEPREPLSLSRKVICALCLLALIGCAMPIPLRQVVS; the protein is encoded by the coding sequence ATGGACACCGTCCCCGTCGCCCGTCCCGCTCCCCGGTACTGGGTCCACCTGTTGCTGCTCGTGTTGACGGTGGGGACCACCTTCACCTCGTACCTCCTCTACTTCCACTTCCAGCGGCCCTACTCGCCGTCGGAGGTGTCGCCCGACGCGGCGCTGCGCGCGCTGTCCTTCAGCCTGTCGCTGCTGGCCATTCTCGGCTCGCACGAGATGGGGCACTACCTGCTGGCCCGCATCCACGGGGTGGACACGTCGCTGCCGTACTTCATCCCGCTGCCGGTGCTGGGCGTGGGCACGCTGGGCGCCGTCATCCGCATCCGTGACAGGATTCCGCACCGCAACGCGCTGGTGGACATTGGCGCGGCGGGGCCGCTGGCGGGACTGGTGGTGGCGATTCCCATCCTCTTCTGGGGGCTGGCGCACTCCACGGTGGTGGACGCGCCGAGCCTGCCCCTGGCCTTCCCCGGCGACGACTCGCTGTGGGCCTATGGGAAGGAGTTGTTCGCCTGGGTGATGGAGAAAATCACCCACGCCCCGCCCGCCCCGGAGGAGGCCATCCACGGTGTGCACACCGTCTTCGGTGACAGCCTGCTGATGCAGGGACTCACCCGGCTGGCGGTGGGCCCGGTGCCAGAGGGCAAGGACGTGCTGGTGCACCCGGTCGTGATTGCCGGCTGGTTCGGGCTGCTCGTCACGCTGCTCAACCTGATGCCGGTGGGGCAGCTCGACGGCGGGCACCTGGCCTACGCCATCCTGGGGAACCGGGCGCGGTGGGTGGGGCGCGGGGTGGCGCTGGTGCTGCTGTTCCTCACTTTCTTCGTCACCGCGTCCTGGGGCCTGTGGCTGCTGGTGACGAGCAAGCTGGTCGGCTTCGGGCACCCGGAGGTGGTGGAGCCCCGCGAGCCGCTCAGCCTTTCGCGTAAAGTCATCTGCGCGCTGTGCCTGCTGGCCCTCATCGGCTGTGCCATGCCCATCCCCTTGAGACAGGTGGTGTCATGA
- a CDS encoding LysR family transcriptional regulator — MSLTHIQSFVAVAEECHVGRAARRLHLTQPPLSRHILALEDELGAPLFERTGRGMRLLPTGEAFLVHARRILSEIDAAVHTVRGVAGNRTGG, encoded by the coding sequence GTGAGCCTCACGCACATCCAGTCCTTCGTCGCCGTGGCCGAGGAATGCCACGTGGGCCGAGCCGCGCGGCGGCTGCACCTGACGCAGCCTCCACTCAGCCGACACATCCTCGCGCTCGAGGACGAGCTCGGCGCGCCGCTGTTCGAGCGGACGGGCCGTGGCATGCGCCTGCTCCCCACGGGCGAGGCGTTCCTGGTTCATGCGCGCCGCATCCTCTCGGAGATCGACGCGGCGGTGCACACGGTGCGAGGCGTCGCGGGGAACCGCACCGGCGGCTGA